In Streptomyces sp. NBC_00704, a genomic segment contains:
- a CDS encoding roadblock/LC7 domain-containing protein, with protein MIQDPSTRSARRSGELDWLLDDLVMRVTEVRHAVVLSNDGLAVGASTDLRREDAEHLAAVASGFHSLAKGAGRHFGAGGVRQTMVEMDDGFLFVAAAGDGSCLAVLTAVTADIGLVAYEMARLVKRVGEHLYTPPRLGARPPVG; from the coding sequence ATGATCCAGGACCCGAGTACGCGGTCGGCCCGGCGGTCGGGTGAACTCGACTGGCTGCTGGACGACTTGGTGATGCGTGTGACCGAGGTGCGCCATGCGGTGGTGCTGTCCAACGACGGCCTCGCGGTCGGCGCGTCCACCGACCTCAGACGCGAGGACGCCGAACACCTCGCGGCCGTCGCCTCCGGCTTCCACAGCCTCGCCAAGGGGGCGGGCCGGCACTTCGGAGCAGGCGGAGTGCGCCAGACCATGGTGGAGATGGACGACGGTTTCCTGTTCGTCGCCGCCGCCGGCGACGGCTCCTGTCTCGCCGTTCTCACCGCGGTGACCGCCGACATCGGCCTGGTCGCGTACGAGATGGCGCGACTGGTCAAACGGGTCGGAGAACACCTCTACACGCCGCCGCGCCTCGGCGCGCGACCGCCCGTCGGATGA
- a CDS encoding sensor histidine kinase, whose translation MRTPRRTPMAGAEAPPPTRGRRAHAGPPADEAHPPADLPADATPPRTDRRRLRPRTVRAKIVCLLMVPVVSLLALWAYATVSTAQDVSTLRRLQRVDAEVRAPLSDAVTALQTERAAAVRYAAADPDAGRDGGLGVLGARTDRAVAELKVDHGTVADGRELPAEVARRLQRFVAGAEALAPLRTSVLGGDAGWKEAYDRYTSTISAAFSVSGALSDVHDAGPGPHTRVLLEFSRAGEALAREDAVLSGARPTGRLDTERLRLFAGAVGSRRMLTETAVADLRGPERTGWRRLAAGGDYAALYTAEDKVLANGPGARAIAAAPPGAWNAAHARVQHGMRSLETGAGREAAGRDDPLVRGLLSAPGAAVLLGLAAVVASLVISVRIGRGLVVELVSLRNDALEIARRKLPEAMRRLRAGEDIDVDAEAPHGQPAEDETGQVAEALSTVHRAALRAAAERAELAGGISGVFVNLARRSQILVHRQLTLLDSMERRSDDPNELGDLFRLDHLTTRMRRHAESLIILSGAAPGRAWRMPVTLTDVIRAAVSEVEDYARVEVRRLPETAVIGTAVADLTHLLAELVENAAQFSPPHTRVRVTGEPVGNGYAVEVEDRGLGMGKEVLADANRRIAQSEALDLFDSDRLGLFVVSRLAARHGVKVHLRTSPYGGTTAVVLLPTPLLHDGGPERSAVETAPLRRPVEGEYAHVLVDRPAAGPRAVDRGTADRESADRQVPDRQSAGRRADDGQFPDRRSGEPCQDAVPAPADRPALAAPRRAAAEPTAADPPPPGVTALRLHRPPDDIEDSDDLPRRVRQASLAPQLRRSHAEEPALAAAPSGDERRTPELVRDRMAAYRDGWARGGGRQSGRGAGPKPEPGSDSSEGDPA comes from the coding sequence ATGCGCACACCCCGTAGGACCCCCATGGCAGGCGCCGAAGCGCCGCCCCCCACACGCGGGCGCCGCGCCCACGCCGGACCCCCGGCCGACGAGGCGCATCCGCCGGCGGATCTGCCGGCGGACGCCACGCCCCCGCGCACGGATCGCCGGCGGCTGAGGCCGCGCACGGTGCGCGCCAAGATCGTCTGCCTCCTGATGGTGCCGGTCGTGTCCCTGCTGGCCCTGTGGGCGTACGCCACCGTCAGCACCGCCCAGGACGTCTCCACGCTGCGCCGGCTACAGCGCGTGGACGCCGAGGTCCGCGCTCCTCTCTCGGACGCGGTGACCGCCCTTCAGACGGAGCGGGCGGCCGCCGTGCGGTACGCGGCCGCCGACCCCGACGCCGGGCGGGACGGCGGCCTCGGAGTCCTCGGCGCACGCACGGACCGCGCGGTCGCCGAGCTCAAGGTCGACCACGGCACGGTCGCCGACGGCCGGGAACTGCCCGCGGAAGTGGCCCGGCGGCTCCAGCGGTTCGTCGCCGGCGCCGAGGCGCTCGCCCCGCTGCGGACCTCGGTGCTCGGCGGCGATGCGGGCTGGAAGGAGGCCTACGACCGCTACACGAGCACGATCTCCGCGGCCTTCTCGGTGAGCGGAGCCCTCTCCGACGTCCACGACGCCGGCCCCGGTCCGCACACGCGCGTACTGCTGGAGTTCTCCCGCGCGGGCGAGGCGCTCGCACGGGAGGACGCCGTCCTGTCCGGCGCACGCCCGACCGGACGCCTCGACACGGAGCGCCTGCGCCTGTTCGCCGGGGCCGTCGGCAGCCGCCGCATGCTGACGGAGACGGCCGTCGCCGATCTGCGCGGCCCCGAACGCACCGGCTGGCGGCGTCTCGCGGCGGGCGGCGACTACGCGGCCCTGTACACGGCCGAGGACAAGGTGCTGGCGAACGGACCCGGCGCCCGGGCGATCGCGGCCGCTCCGCCAGGGGCCTGGAATGCGGCCCACGCGCGCGTGCAGCACGGGATGCGGAGCCTCGAGACGGGCGCCGGACGCGAGGCGGCAGGCCGCGACGACCCGCTCGTGCGCGGCCTGCTCAGCGCGCCCGGCGCAGCCGTCCTGCTCGGCCTGGCAGCCGTAGTCGCCTCGCTCGTCATCTCGGTGCGCATCGGCCGCGGACTCGTCGTCGAGCTCGTCAGCCTGCGCAACGACGCGCTGGAGATCGCCCGGCGCAAGCTCCCCGAAGCCATGCGGAGACTGCGCGCCGGAGAGGACATCGACGTGGACGCCGAGGCCCCGCACGGACAGCCGGCCGAGGACGAGACCGGGCAGGTCGCCGAAGCGCTGAGCACCGTGCACCGCGCCGCCCTGCGCGCTGCCGCGGAACGTGCCGAACTGGCCGGCGGGATCTCCGGGGTCTTCGTCAACCTCGCCCGGCGCAGCCAGATCCTCGTCCACCGTCAGCTGACCCTCCTGGACAGCATGGAGCGCCGCTCCGACGACCCGAACGAACTCGGCGACCTGTTCCGGCTCGACCACCTCACCACGCGCATGCGACGCCACGCGGAGAGCCTGATCATCCTCTCCGGCGCCGCGCCCGGCCGGGCCTGGCGCATGCCGGTCACGCTCACCGACGTGATCCGAGCCGCCGTCTCCGAAGTGGAGGACTACGCGCGCGTGGAGGTGCGCAGGCTCCCGGAGACGGCCGTCATCGGCACCGCGGTCGCCGACCTGACGCACCTGCTCGCCGAGCTCGTCGAGAACGCGGCCCAGTTCTCGCCGCCGCACACGCGTGTGCGCGTCACCGGCGAACCCGTCGGCAACGGATACGCCGTCGAGGTGGAGGACCGGGGGCTGGGCATGGGCAAGGAGGTCCTTGCCGACGCCAACCGGCGCATCGCGCAGTCGGAGGCCCTCGACCTGTTCGACAGCGACCGGCTCGGCCTGTTCGTGGTCAGCAGGCTCGCCGCCCGGCACGGCGTCAAAGTGCACCTGCGGACCTCGCCCTACGGCGGCACCACAGCCGTCGTCCTGCTGCCCACGCCCCTGCTGCACGACGGCGGGCCGGAACGTTCCGCCGTCGAGACGGCGCCCCTGCGGCGGCCCGTGGAAGGCGAGTACGCGCACGTGCTTGTCGACCGCCCCGCAGCCGGCCCTCGCGCCGTCGACCGTGGTACCGCCGACCGCGAGAGCGCCGACCGGCAGGTCCCCGACCGGCAGAGCGCCGGACGTCGGGCGGACGACGGGCAGTTCCCCGACCGCCGGTCCGGCGAGCCGTGCCAGGACGCCGTCCCCGCCCCCGCCGACCGTCCCGCTCTGGCGGCCCCCCGGCGGGCAGCCGCCGAACCGACGGCCGCCGACCCACCGCCCCCCGGAGTGACCGCCTTGCGCCTGCACCGCCCCCCGGACGACATCGAAGACTCGGACGACCTGCCGCGCCGGGTGCGGCAGGCCAGCCTGGCCCCCCAGCTGCGCCGCTCACACGCCGAGGAACCCGCTCTGGCCGCAGCCCCGAGCGGCGACGAGAGACGGACTCCCGAACTCGTACGGGACCGGATGGCCGCCTACCGGGACGGCTGGGCCCGGGGCGGCGGAAGGCAATCCGGCCGTGGAGCCGGACCGAAGCCCGAACCGGGCAGCGACAGCAGTGAAGGAGACCCCGCATGA
- a CDS encoding MHYT domain-containing protein, translating into MGHLDHAAFGWLTPVLSYAMACIGAALGLRCTVRALGATGRSRRNWLITAASAIGTGIWTMHFVAMLGFAVRGTDLRYDVALTVLSLLVAMVVVCAGVFAVGYSRDRTRALLIGGLTTGVGVASMHYLGMAAVRLHGDISYDPVKVGLSVLIAVAAATAALWAALNISSPIAVGVASLVMGAAVSSMHYTAMFAVSVHVRPSGAPLPGATAMQFVFPLAVGLGSYLFLTAAFVALSPTAGESEASASAQRPGESSADRQQARTA; encoded by the coding sequence ATGGGACACCTGGACCACGCCGCCTTCGGCTGGCTGACCCCCGTGCTGTCGTATGCGATGGCCTGCATCGGCGCCGCCCTCGGGCTGCGCTGTACCGTGCGCGCTCTCGGCGCCACCGGACGCTCGCGCCGCAACTGGCTGATCACCGCCGCCTCGGCGATCGGCACCGGCATCTGGACCATGCACTTCGTGGCCATGCTCGGCTTCGCGGTGCGTGGCACCGACCTGCGCTACGACGTTGCGCTGACCGTGCTCAGCCTGCTCGTGGCCATGGTCGTCGTCTGCGCCGGCGTCTTCGCCGTCGGCTACAGCCGTGACCGCACGCGCGCGTTGCTGATCGGCGGTCTCACCACCGGTGTGGGCGTGGCGAGCATGCACTATCTCGGCATGGCCGCGGTCCGGCTGCACGGCGACATCAGCTACGACCCCGTCAAGGTGGGCCTCTCCGTGCTGATCGCGGTCGCCGCCGCCACCGCGGCGCTCTGGGCCGCGCTCAACATCAGCTCGCCGATCGCCGTCGGCGTCGCCTCCCTCGTCATGGGAGCGGCGGTCAGCAGCATGCACTACACGGCGATGTTCGCCGTGAGCGTCCATGTCAGGCCCTCCGGGGCGCCGCTGCCCGGGGCCACGGCGATGCAGTTCGTCTTCCCCCTCGCCGTCGGCCTCGGGTCCTACCTCTTTCTGACCGCGGCCTTCGTCGCGCTGTCGCCCACCGCGGGGGAGAGCGAGGCGTCCGCGTCCGCCCAGCGGCCGGGGGAGAGCTCCGCCGACCGACAGCAGGCCAGGACCGCCTGA
- a CDS encoding class I SAM-dependent methyltransferase, translating to MSDDHTHVQEFFAARAAHWDSRFPDDGPAYEAAAGALGLRQGDRVLDAGCGTGRALTPLRAVVGPSGTVVGVDLTPAMLEAAVRAGRDRDGLLLLADVAALPLRSASLDAVFAAGLVAHLHHPADGLRELARVVRPGGTLALFHPIGRAALAARQGRSITPDDLRAEPNLAPLLARTGWRMTSYADEESRFLALAVREE from the coding sequence ATGAGCGACGACCACACACACGTCCAGGAGTTCTTCGCGGCGCGCGCCGCGCACTGGGACAGCCGGTTCCCCGACGACGGTCCCGCCTACGAGGCCGCGGCAGGCGCACTCGGTCTGCGCCAGGGGGACCGCGTGCTCGACGCCGGGTGCGGCACCGGACGCGCCCTGACGCCGCTGCGTGCGGTCGTGGGGCCCTCCGGAACGGTCGTCGGGGTGGATCTGACCCCGGCCATGCTGGAGGCCGCCGTACGGGCCGGACGGGACCGCGACGGGCTGCTGCTGCTCGCCGACGTCGCCGCTCTCCCGCTGCGCTCCGCCTCGCTGGACGCCGTGTTCGCGGCCGGACTCGTCGCCCACCTGCACCACCCGGCGGACGGCCTGCGCGAGTTGGCCCGGGTGGTGCGCCCCGGCGGCACGCTGGCGCTCTTCCACCCGATCGGCAGGGCTGCCCTCGCGGCCCGTCAAGGCCGGAGCATCACACCGGACGACCTGCGCGCGGAGCCCAACCTCGCTCCTCTCCTGGCCCGTACGGGCTGGCGCATGACCTCGTACGCCGACGAGGAGTCCCGTTTTCTCGCGCTCGCCGTCCGGGAGGAGTGA
- a CDS encoding alpha/beta fold hydrolase, whose protein sequence is MRQVEFDGGGSQIRWTETPGEEPARVYVHGLGAASTVYHAHVACRPELTGRRSLFVDLPGHGISDRPADFGYALDDHADALAAALDAAGVRGAELVAHSMGGSVALVLAHRRPDLVSRLVLTEANLDAFPPAAAGSSGIASYTEEEFVGGGYARVLEKVGSVWAATMRLADPRALHRSAVGLRRGSEPVMREILLGLKTVERVCLQGALSGELDGADALEAAGVRVVTVAGAGHNVMFDRPDAFASAVAGRA, encoded by the coding sequence ATGCGGCAAGTCGAGTTCGACGGCGGCGGGAGTCAGATCCGCTGGACCGAGACGCCGGGGGAGGAGCCCGCGCGCGTGTACGTGCACGGTCTGGGAGCGGCCTCGACCGTCTACCACGCGCACGTGGCCTGCCGTCCCGAACTCACTGGGCGGCGCAGCCTGTTCGTCGATCTGCCCGGACACGGCATCAGCGATCGTCCCGCGGACTTCGGTTACGCGTTGGACGACCACGCCGACGCGCTCGCGGCGGCGCTGGACGCGGCGGGCGTGAGAGGGGCCGAGCTGGTCGCCCACAGCATGGGGGGCTCGGTGGCTCTCGTGCTCGCTCACCGCCGCCCCGACCTCGTGTCGCGGCTCGTGCTGACGGAGGCCAACCTCGACGCGTTTCCGCCGGCCGCGGCGGGCAGCAGCGGCATCGCCTCGTACACGGAGGAGGAGTTCGTCGGCGGCGGGTACGCGCGTGTGCTGGAAAAGGTGGGGTCCGTGTGGGCCGCCACCATGCGTCTCGCGGACCCGCGCGCGTTGCACCGCAGTGCCGTGGGGCTCCGCCGGGGATCGGAGCCCGTCATGCGCGAGATCCTTCTCGGGCTGAAGACGGTCGAACGCGTCTGTCTGCAGGGCGCGCTCAGCGGGGAACTCGACGGAGCGGACGCGCTGGAGGCGGCGGGTGTGCGGGTGGTGACCGTTGCGGGGGCGGGCCACAACGTGATGTTCGACCGGCCCGACGCGTTCGCGAGCGCGGTCGCCGGACGGGCGTGA
- a CDS encoding PadR family transcriptional regulator, protein MLELAILGFLYDAPLHGYELRKRISALTGHVRPVAESTLYPAIKRLEKAGFLVRTTEPGAVAAPRHVLSLTEEGRTELRGRLSDPDQRDITDENRWFTLLAFLRHLDDAEAQAAVLRRRLAFLEEPASFFYDGDRPLRAEELGDPFRRGVLTIARATSRAELRWLRETLDSLSG, encoded by the coding sequence ATGTTGGAGCTCGCCATCCTCGGCTTCCTGTACGACGCCCCGCTGCACGGCTACGAGCTGCGCAAACGCATCTCGGCGTTGACCGGGCACGTGCGTCCCGTGGCCGAGAGCACTCTCTACCCGGCGATCAAGCGGTTGGAGAAGGCGGGCTTCCTGGTACGCACCACGGAGCCGGGCGCGGTGGCCGCTCCCCGGCACGTCCTCAGCCTCACCGAGGAAGGCAGGACGGAACTGCGCGGACGCCTCTCGGATCCGGACCAGCGCGACATCACCGACGAGAACCGCTGGTTCACGCTGCTCGCGTTCCTCAGGCACCTGGACGACGCCGAGGCCCAGGCTGCCGTCCTACGGCGACGGCTGGCCTTCCTGGAGGAGCCGGCGAGCTTCTTCTACGACGGCGACCGGCCGCTGCGCGCCGAGGAGCTGGGGGATCCGTTCCGGCGGGGCGTCCTCACCATCGCGCGGGCCACCTCCCGGGCCGAGCTGCGCTGGCTGCGCGAGACGCTCGACTCACTGTCCGGCTGA
- a CDS encoding oxygenase MpaB family protein, with translation MALYRTYAVPSIGRLLAETAELTDRSQKRYDDTSLLLDAVVEHGFDSEQGRTAVRRINRMHRSYDISNDDMRYVLCTFVVMPKRWIDAYGWRRLSRHEIVACSAYYRTLGQRMGIKGIPGTYEEFEACLDAYEEAHFGWDEGARRVSDATLDLMASWYPRLLAPLLRRATLALLDAPLLEAFRYPAPGTVTRALVRGALRARGRAVRLFPPRRAPHHARQNREIKGYPNGYRLEELGTRPTPGTAGCPVRRPGESAGQ, from the coding sequence ATGGCTCTGTACCGCACCTACGCGGTGCCCTCCATCGGGCGCCTGCTCGCGGAGACCGCGGAACTCACCGACCGCTCCCAGAAGCGCTATGACGACACTTCGCTTCTGCTCGACGCCGTCGTCGAGCACGGCTTCGACAGCGAGCAGGGGCGCACCGCCGTCCGCCGCATCAACCGGATGCACCGCAGCTACGACATCAGCAACGACGACATGCGGTACGTGCTGTGCACGTTCGTCGTGATGCCCAAGCGGTGGATCGACGCCTACGGCTGGCGCAGGCTGTCGCGCCACGAGATCGTCGCCTGTAGCGCGTACTACCGCACACTGGGCCAACGCATGGGGATCAAGGGCATTCCGGGAACCTACGAGGAGTTCGAGGCCTGTCTCGACGCCTACGAGGAGGCTCATTTCGGCTGGGACGAGGGTGCGCGGCGCGTCTCGGACGCGACGCTCGACCTGATGGCCTCGTGGTACCCGCGGCTGCTGGCGCCTCTTCTGCGCCGTGCCACACTCGCCCTTCTCGACGCACCGCTCCTGGAGGCCTTCCGCTATCCGGCACCCGGTACCGTCACCCGCGCTCTGGTGCGCGGAGCGCTCCGCGCGCGTGGACGAGCGGTGCGGCTGTTCCCGCCGCGCCGTGCCCCGCACCACGCCCGGCAGAACCGGGAGATCAAGGGCTACCCGAACGGCTACCGACTGGAGGAGCTGGGCACTCGTCCGACTCCGGGAACGGCAGGCTGCCCCGTACGGCGGCCGGGCGAGTCAGCCGGACAGTGA
- a CDS encoding HNH endonuclease signature motif containing protein — protein sequence MLWLKATDKDGYGVFGTTSGQRRAHRVSYELAYGPIPDGLVIDHVRAKGCTNTNCVAPAHLEAVTQAENVLRSRGLPAIHAAKTHCHRGHAFDEKNTYRYLRRGRPARNCRACAAARKRGKGGAPLVV from the coding sequence ATGCTGTGGCTGAAGGCCACGGACAAGGACGGCTATGGGGTTTTCGGGACGACCTCGGGCCAGCGTCGGGCCCACCGCGTCTCGTACGAACTGGCCTACGGGCCTATCCCTGACGGGCTGGTCATTGACCACGTGCGCGCCAAGGGCTGCACGAACACAAACTGCGTGGCACCGGCGCACCTTGAGGCCGTGACGCAGGCGGAGAACGTACTGCGCAGCCGGGGCCTGCCTGCAATTCATGCAGCCAAGACCCACTGCCATCGGGGGCATGCCTTCGATGAGAAGAACACGTACCGGTACCTACGGCGCGGTCGACCCGCTCGGAACTGTCGGGCCTGCGCTGCGGCTCGGAAGCGTGGGAAGGGAGGTGCCCCCCTTGTTGTATGA
- a CDS encoding recombinase family protein, with amino-acid sequence MTKTLTATLRAVDYLRVSTEQQKQGYGISYSAKKTAKYIASKGWAHIDTFKDEGVSGSLPWQERDDLPRLMKLVRQEPRPFDVVVVSETRAIGRRDRAFWRWVWELQDLGVFVAVVDKGIDNTTEDGEAAMREEANYAFKEYTRIKVRTQSGIQEKAEEGGHPGGVAPYGWRIQDQGRRGESRLTLDVCPADGHCTVVHETDVLERAWHLIVVESKNCRKAAMALNAEGLRTRRGRLWAAGNLRRKLQSRAVQEARMLYRNPETAGRKNGTKLDVHGQPANGQSVVIELPRLFSEAEVERLNKALERNARTRKAESNVHPLSKRVYGSCGKYYTGLDRCDRPGRMYRCSGKIESHPGAKVCTCSQVDADALEGRLWDEVCALLQDPERLTLMAMDWLDMATGQQGDHDKRVAELDSKIQDQDEAITNMMIVAAKSKSPGAAAKAIKALEDEREELVKLREEALAWKAEGELAQQRAHDLQALADVAKTRMRDMTAAEKAEVCDLLDLKVTLAGPVPKKVRADDTLTAWFRERDRGVPVLDDSAWALVEPLFKASERRARADRIPHRQVLEAVLMKAREGITWKELPEHFGKTTGLTTRYQRWVASGLFEQAMDVLAECESTPLPDLYPLPPLLVEGKIDPRLLIRVPAAPEQTVPRARVTSHGNSKAAMSR; translated from the coding sequence GTGACCAAGACTCTCACGGCCACGCTCAGGGCCGTCGACTACCTCCGGGTGTCGACGGAGCAGCAGAAGCAGGGCTACGGCATCAGCTACTCCGCCAAGAAGACGGCGAAGTACATCGCGTCCAAAGGCTGGGCGCACATCGACACGTTCAAGGACGAGGGCGTCTCCGGCTCCCTGCCCTGGCAGGAGCGCGACGACCTTCCCCGCCTCATGAAGCTGGTACGGCAGGAGCCGCGCCCCTTCGACGTGGTGGTGGTCTCCGAGACCCGCGCCATCGGCCGCCGGGACCGGGCTTTCTGGCGCTGGGTGTGGGAACTGCAAGATCTCGGCGTCTTCGTCGCCGTGGTGGACAAGGGCATTGACAACACCACGGAAGACGGCGAAGCCGCGATGCGCGAGGAGGCGAACTACGCCTTCAAGGAGTACACGCGCATCAAGGTCCGGACGCAGTCCGGCATTCAGGAGAAGGCCGAGGAGGGCGGGCATCCCGGCGGCGTCGCGCCGTACGGGTGGCGCATCCAGGACCAGGGCCGGCGGGGAGAGTCCCGCCTGACGCTCGATGTCTGTCCCGCGGACGGGCACTGCACGGTCGTCCATGAGACGGACGTGCTGGAGCGTGCCTGGCACTTGATCGTCGTCGAGTCCAAGAACTGCCGCAAGGCGGCCATGGCGCTGAACGCCGAAGGGCTGCGCACGCGCCGCGGCAGGCTGTGGGCCGCGGGGAACCTGCGGCGCAAGCTCCAGTCACGGGCTGTCCAGGAGGCCCGGATGCTGTACCGCAACCCCGAGACCGCGGGCCGCAAGAACGGCACCAAGCTGGACGTCCACGGCCAGCCGGCCAACGGCCAGAGCGTGGTCATCGAGCTGCCCCGCCTCTTCTCCGAGGCGGAGGTCGAGCGACTGAACAAGGCGCTGGAGCGCAACGCCCGCACCCGTAAGGCCGAGAGCAACGTCCACCCGCTGTCAAAGCGGGTCTACGGCTCGTGCGGGAAGTACTACACGGGCCTTGACCGCTGCGATCGCCCCGGCCGCATGTACCGCTGCTCGGGCAAGATCGAGAGTCATCCGGGCGCGAAGGTCTGCACCTGCTCACAGGTGGACGCCGACGCCCTGGAAGGGCGTTTGTGGGACGAGGTCTGCGCCCTTCTCCAGGACCCCGAGCGGCTCACGCTGATGGCCATGGACTGGCTGGACATGGCCACGGGCCAGCAGGGCGACCACGACAAGCGCGTGGCCGAGCTGGATTCGAAGATCCAGGACCAGGACGAGGCGATCACCAACATGATGATCGTGGCCGCGAAGAGCAAGTCTCCGGGCGCTGCCGCCAAGGCGATCAAGGCCCTGGAGGACGAGCGCGAGGAGCTGGTCAAACTCCGGGAAGAGGCCCTCGCCTGGAAGGCGGAGGGCGAGCTGGCCCAGCAGCGGGCCCACGATCTTCAGGCCCTGGCCGACGTGGCCAAGACCCGCATGAGGGACATGACCGCGGCCGAGAAGGCCGAGGTGTGCGACTTGCTGGATCTGAAGGTCACGCTCGCCGGCCCGGTGCCGAAGAAGGTCCGGGCAGACGACACGCTCACGGCCTGGTTCCGTGAGCGGGACCGCGGCGTCCCCGTCCTGGACGACAGCGCCTGGGCTCTCGTGGAGCCCCTCTTCAAGGCCTCTGAGCGCCGCGCACGGGCCGACCGGATCCCGCACCGTCAGGTGCTCGAAGCGGTCCTCATGAAGGCCCGTGAGGGCATCACCTGGAAGGAGCTTCCCGAGCACTTCGGGAAGACCACGGGCCTGACGACCCGCTACCAGCGGTGGGTCGCCTCCGGCCTCTTCGAGCAGGCGATGGACGTGCTTGCGGAGTGCGAGAGCACTCCCCTGCCTGACCTGTACCCGCTGCCTCCGCTCCTGGTGGAGGGCAAGATTGACCCCCGGTTGCTCATCCGAGTTCCGGCGGCACCCGAGCAGACGGTCCCGAGAGCCCGGGTGACGTCCCACGGGAACTCGAAGGCCGCCATGAGCCGGTAG